The nucleotide sequence TCTTCTCATCATCACTATAATATTTAGATTCACTATCGCTATTagaatatgtatataatgatGGAATACTTGATAAGGGAGAATGGCTTATGGAGGGATAATTTTTCctctttttatttttttcattttttttatttttatgtttatatgaATAACTTGAACTACTGGACGATTTATCATTAGTTTTGGATttataagatatattaatgtcttcttttttttctttttgttttttttggaTATTTTTGGTAACATCGTCATCTTCACTCTCAGTTGACgttttccttttttttaagtaaAGGCCTTTTGCATTCTTCGgaatgtttttatttttcctaGAAAGAacataacaaaaaaataatatgtataaatgtatatatatattatatatattatgcaCATGATTAAAATATGCGATagaaatttatatttatataaatattacttcagatgatatttattatccgaatcatattcttcttcattttcatgtttactattttttttttcttttgttaaCGAATGAATATTATCCCATTTACGATGCTTTTTTAACTCCTCTTCATTTTGCTCTTTTAACgatttttcattatcataAACGGGTATTAATTTAGGCatcttattttataaatataaatatatatatataaatatatatatatttttttttttattatgtacagtagaaaaatatattctttattttaaaatgataaatGAGAAAATGTAAAAACAAACGAACAAgcaaagaaaaaaaaaatatatatatatatataatattatattatattatattttattattataatccATGCTtctataattatatatagtaaaAGTAACGACCACGAAAAAAAtccttttaatattaaCCTTCGTTCATGTAATGTtatgcatatatttttcacaGAATAAGTaaattaaacaaaaattaaataataaacaaaaagaaaagaaaagaaaaattatatatatatatatatatatatatatatatatatatatatatatatattcattatgtactttttttttataatacatGGATCactatattatattatattatattatattatatatttataatatattattatatattatatatgctcgaaaaaaaaaaaaaaaaaatcatatatattatatttaaagaatttatattgttatatcCGTATACAtgttttttaatatgtataaatatttttgcAATTATTATAgaatcatatatttttcaaagGTATATTACTTTAACAAATATCATAGGAAATTCATATATGTTTTTGAATTGTTCTCAAAATGGTTtaattgtttatattataaattatgttGCGTCTACATAATTTCAcacaataatattaaaaaaatataaaatgttaataaaatttatggatgaataaataataatacaaataattggtaatgtaatatatatatatatatatatatatatgaacgAATGAATTCAAAATAACATAATTtatcttctttttatttatttgttttattttattttattttagtTTCCTCTATAAAAATGTCctaattatataattacaaaCATCCAATCTTTTAACATGTTTagttttaatatatgtatctCTTAAATCGGTTAAAATGTCTacaaagaaatatattaaatagcaaaacaaaaatatacgaatatgaaaaaaatataacgATAGAAAgatatttcattttattacttATACATACATTAATAAACATTTTAAGGATATTACCCTTATAAGAACTACATAATATGTtaagaataaaatttatGCATTCGCAAAATGATCCTTCAATCAATGTTTTTTCCTCTGaataaggaaaatatatatataatgtacgtagatatatttttatgtttatatataaataagtgtcatatatatatatatatatatatatatatatatatatatatatatatttttctttaacCATCGTCTATAATAAGGCTACGAAcaattttatgaaaaaacTTATTATCTATATGTTTAATTCGATTGACATTCTTTACTTCAACTGTTTTTATTAAGCGCCCTTTCAATATGTGCTCGTTATTCAAACATAACTGTTAAATATGAGATTCAgatatgaaataatatatacatatatatatatatatatatatatatatatatatataatatttattcatatatttttcaacttatatatttaccaatataagaatattaaaaaaggCTTTCAAATTGTGACAGGcataagaatatttttttaaaaagaacTCGTCACATAATCCTATACCCCTCTttgataataaagaaaaattaacCGTTTCAGATATATctattacaaaaaaatcctgaacataaaataataaagaagaatacaataaaattataattgACCTATAttctaatattttaaatggaatattataaattttataatttttcatatataaaatgaaatcgtgatttttaaaataattgaATAAATTCGTTTCGtcatatttaatatatttgatatctttcattttattattcgaattaaaaaatgtttccatattttttataaagtCATCATTGTTATgttgtattttattatcatccccatttgttattttatttacattttcatTTGATGCTTGATTTATATCCCCGTTTGAgatattttcttttttatttgaagagatccaagaaaaaaaggaattaAACAAACTATTTTCAtacttattatattcatagaaataattaaaaaatatgggATTTAAAACAAATGTGTTAATActatttaaaaaatcatatGAATGTTTGTAGTActtatgaatatttataataagaTGACTATAATCTGTTGattgtaaaatataatttttcaaaaataaGAATTCTGAAAATTTGGGgttttttaatatatcttgAATAGATGTCATGTATGTATTccaaatattataatcattcttttgatttatttttataatttttaatactCTTTCTTGTGTATTCTcaaaatatgataaaaataatttgtGCGTATTTAGTCCTTCGATTTTTTCATTCATactatttaatataaatgaaaaacaaTACAAGGCTTTATAATACactatataaatacaaccacttatataataaaataaaagatcTATTTCGTCATTTATTCTTTTACGGATATGTAATTTgctttttatatttatattatccaAATATCTTATATCTCCATCATTGTTTATgtatttttcataatttatatgaatatcCTTAATTATGTATTTGCAGAAATACATACTCTTCACATCATTACACTCTAAAATATCACAAAGCTTCTCAACCaaacttaaaaaaaaataaagaaaaagaaaaggtaggtatatataaatatatatatgtgtacaCACACAAACACacctatatatatatatatatatatatattgtaaacctaattatgtatttattaatctttattattaccttgtgtatttaataaaaaataaaaaggagTAAGGGTTCCTTATTTCAATCAAAAGGTGATAAATCATTTGACAgattttaattatattttcaaatgtttcatatatgtttatattcttaaatatatataataaaaacattgTACTTGCATATTCTAAAAAGGAATGTTTcactttatttttattctttttataattctcAGATTGAATATCCTTTAATTCTAAACTTTTTTCATGTATTACGATTTTAAGTAAATTCTCTTCATTTTGATGAAgattaaaaatttttattattatattacataaaaacagacaaaaattattatcaaaaaaGAACGTCtgttttttaataatatattgtattaagaaatatgcataatatgtattatacAACACTTCATCTGATAATAACTctaaaattaatttttgttGGTTTATGTTATCATCTGAAAATTTGAATACTTCATATATAATCTCTGAGcttattttaatattcaAAAGGTCATTACTAAGATCGAGATTTTCAAAACGTTTTTGTTTCTTTATTCTATATGAAAggataaataataaatgaatttCATTGattatatcataaatagggtacattatatatatatatatatatatatatatatatatatatttatgtatttatgtatgtgtgtgtgtttatacatatttattaatactTCATAAATACAAAATCGAATATActaatttatattatatatacattggaaatatttaatttatataaaaattttcataaGATCCGTCCTTACAACAAATCCTATTTACCTGTCTATATAAAATTGAAGATCAAATATGTCGACAGaaatataacaattttTACTTATGCATATTCTgtcttttttcttcattatattttttcttatactacttgttttattaaatattatatataacaaaattattaagtaaattatatttttttcttccaTTCGTTGATGAACACATTCGTCCATAATTATGGTATGAATTATCTAAAATtagatgaaaaaaataaaaaaaataaaaataaaaataaaaaataaatagtaataataatattttttttttttttttttttctctcATTACCTGTAAAATGAGAACATACTTCTCCATATATTCATGTTCatttaaaatgaaaaagaataattttattagaTCATTCAATATCAATAAAAAACTCTCATGTATATACGAATCTGTTAATGCTTTCttcttaatatttttatatgtttctATCGTTCCAATAAATATTTgatttaacatatatagACAATTTATTGTGatacttttattttctattttatttttcaaataattttcaagaaagaaataataattagTAGGTTTAACATAAGATCctattaaatataaagaattcatatatattagcCATAGTtcaaaatttaatttattttcaaatatatcCAATACAAAGGTTATGAAAGAAGGTATATGTTCtgttatattatcttcaataaaataaaaaattagtAAAATAATTTTGCTTCTCTctaatttttcaaaatttGTACAACcatctatatttttatataaatatttaaagtATGAATTTAATAGTGTAAAAGCTAGTTGTTTACATTCTACATTAAATTTGTTGTGTGTTACATCaatatttgttattttattatctattAAGATATTTGAAATATGTTCATTACTTTTGATGAAATTATTTAGTAATACTTcataatattctttattatattcgttttgttttttatgACATTCAATCGaattataatgaatttcgttttcattatcagatattatatttttatatatatatgtattattataactattttcttttatattaatattttcattcaTATCATTCTTTGGGGTATGacaatttatatgaaatttttttttcatttcatcTTGATATtgttcttcttttttttcttcatcaattataatatgtaaattaAGTTGATACATATTTTCGCATATTAAATTGGagttattatatgaatgaggaaaataataagtGGTTAATGGTAAGGGTAAGGTaaaatttgttttatatgACCATTCAGGataaaattcatatataatttcttccttaatattgttatttacATGGaatgttttcttttttgataataattgtatatataagaatGATAATAATCTAAATATCTTGTAATTATCAAAACAGGCGGAAAACATATAGggtaataaaaatgtaagGAAATCATTGGAATCGGTAAATTCatacaataatataaatagaaatgaataaaaatggaaTTTAACTTTTATACTTTtatcattaaataatatgcataaataatttatatgcACATAATTTGAATCATAAAAACTTTTTATAGGAATTATATTAGGATCCTTATAACCAATTAACATttcaataattttataatttttagaattattattattttttataattaatttaatcATTGTATTCATACATAGAATCTTTATTTTACTATACCTATTACATAGACATTTTAAAAGACTCgtacaaattatataatgataatttatGTATTCATCTTCTATTTCGTTTATTATCTTTTCAATCAaattcatcattatcaCATTTATGTAACAGCAACCATCAAACAAACCAACTAAACAAATTCGAATTATTTTATCTGAGTAATTTGAAAActgaaaaaatataatatgaaataaatgacaatttaaataatatgtaagTATATAACATAGcagataatatatatatatatatatatatatatatgaacagGACAGGAAATAAAAGTTGAAaagtatttatatatagcatgtacaaatattatatataacatttaaAAGGGTCATATAAATTAAGCGCCGATACTAAATCAAAGGAATAATCAAATTGgttatattgtatattctttttatttattatatatatatatatatatatatatatatatatataatgtgtgtgtatgtattttatattacttGTTGTTTAGATATTATACATAGGaggtaataaaaatataggAATAAGAAATATCTTCCATTCTCATTTACagtataatttttaagTACCATAGGTTTATGATCAAACAAACGATGTGTGTCATCTCTTTCATCAGTGGGTagattatatttatcagCATTTAAGATAAGAATGAGAcaatcaaatatatatgaaatatatttattaatattattttcatttaataaaatgagGAATAGGTATATAACAAGtaaaatatctttttcttctttttcattaaaaactaataataaattatgaaacatttttgttaatgcataatcataataattattgaTATTACAGAAGTAGAAGTATAAATTTTCTAGAATAAGgaaattctttttttttaattcatatatatatgtttttaataATCTTTTCTTATCATTAGCACGCAATATTTCATGACtaattttatcttttacatcataaacatattcatttatatagtattttattttatttaatatgttGTCTTTCAATAATTCTTTTCGTACACATAGGTTGATATTAAAATTTCTAAAATACGATTCGTCATTACATTGAAAGGTATCTTTTCTTACATCATTTAAATGGATGacattattttctttaatattatcttcttttcgtcttatctttttttcaacgatcaaattattatgattattatgattgtcatctttttttttatggaCACCACAGTATTTCTTATAACTATTTAAAGTTTCTGctataatattatcatacTGCTTAATTGTTTtcctttcttttttttcattgACAAAATTGAATGTATAATTTTGCATTATAGAAAATGGAATAGAATGGAATGGAagaaataaagaataaatgaattaattaaaaaaaaaaaaaaaaaaaaaaaaaaaaaagaataaacAAAACTGTCAATAGGAATGATgttaatatgaaaaatgaTTCAGTTGAAAAATACAattatactttttaaattataaaggAAATGAAATATCTAAACACGAAATATAATCCTATTACCttcattataaataaataaataaaatgttttgtatatttgttataatgatttattaaatattttttcaattatctacattaatataaggagtaatttttttttttttttttaaatgattaCAGAAATGAGTAAATaacatgtatataatataatggTAGAAAGataaatgaacaaatataaatatataaataaataaatatatatatatatatatatatatatatatatatatatatataatacatttatattcCTCATTATTAGATAAGAAATTTTACTTTAATATAGGACAAAACAAGAATGGTATTTCACgatttttcattatataatattatttttttatattcgCGATAggatatataattaatgtattatataatccTTTAAAATAGATACTGttataagaatattttctagatatatgaagaaaatatttatcatttgtACTTAGATGTAAACTTGATTGGGctcaaataatattacaatatttggaaatatgaatatatatatatatatatatatatatattcatatagttattttttataaaacaaaGAATAACATTATATAGAATACCATTTCTTGAGCGCTAGTTATTTATGTGTAAAATCATGGGTACATATTTTGATACCAActtaaatgaatattttttatattatctattttatttttgatataattatatttacttaaaaaaaaaaaaattcatttatgatttatatactattgtgtgtgtgtgttttttttttttttttttttttttttttaatttagctattaaaaatagattaattgtaatattatatatatatatatatatatatatatatatataatatatatattaatagtataaatacaataataattattcgtatataaatagtcagaatatatttgttatttttaaaacaaataagggaaaaaaaaaaaaaaaaaacaatatataacaaagaacaaaagaattaaataataaaagcATAAGAGAATGGATTAAATTCtacctatatatatatatatatatatatatatagaatgAACACTTAtttctaatatattattatttttttttcttatttttattaatttttgtcctcattttaaaaaaaaaaaaaaaaaacaatatgGGGATAAACAGttattttatgaaatatattaaagtGACGTATATCACTAGAAGAAGAAgtgaaatgaaaaaaacGATAGAAAATTTGAAGAATAACATTTACACATACAATACATATAGTTGtaagaatataatttatcatATGAAAGATGTAGAAGgattaaatattaataataatgattatattgTAAAAATTGATGAAAACATtgaaaatttattaaaatttattaatccattaaatatatgtaataaaaaagataatgaTGAGAAAATAAcatctttttataatattaataaaaataatttagatataaaagaagatCATAATTTCTTATCAGGAAATGATATGtacattttaaaatataaaatcaaTCATATTATTGGAAAAAGAGGAAAAAGAGAACAGTATAGATATACGTATTTAAAATCAccatttaaatat is from Plasmodium reichenowi strain SY57 chromosome 5, whole genome shotgun sequence and encodes:
- a CDS encoding hypothetical protein (conserved Plasmodium protein, unknown function); this translates as MQNYTFNFVNEKKERKTIKQYDNIIAETLNSYKKYCGVHKKKDDNHNNHNNLIVEKKIRRKEDNIKENNVIHLNDVRKDTFQCNDESYFRNFNINLCVRKELLKDNILNKIKYYINEYVYDVKDKISHEILRANDKKRLLKTYIYELKKKNFLILENLYFYFCNINNYYDYALTKMFHNLLLVFNEKEEKDILLVIYLFLILLNENNINKYISYIFDCLILILNADKYNLPTDERDDTHRLFDHKPMVLKNYTVNENGRYFLFLYFYYLLCIISKQQFSNYSDKIIRICLVGLFDGCCYINVIMMNLIEKIINEIEDEYINYHYIICTSLLKCLCNRYSKIKILCMNTMIKLIIKNNNNSKNYKIIEMLIGYKDPNIIPIKSFYDSNYVHINYLCILFNDKSIKVKFHFYSFLFILLYEFTDSNDFLTFLLPYMFSACFDNYKIFRLLSFLYIQLLSKKKTFHVNNNIKEEIIYEFYPEWSYKTNFTLPLPLTTYYFPHSYNNSNLICENMYQLNLHIIIDEEKKEEQYQDEMKKKFHINCHTPKNDMNENINIKENSYNNTYIYKNIISDNENEIHYNSIECHKKQNEYNKEYYEVLLNNFIKSNEHISNILIDNKITNIDVTHNKFNVECKQLAFTLLNSYFKYLYKNIDGCTNFEKLERSKIILLIFYFIEDNITEHIPSFITFVLDIFENKLNFELWLIYMNSLYLIGSYVKPTNYYFFLENYLKNKIENKSITINCLYMLNQIFIGTIETYKNIKKKALTDSYIHESFLLILNDLIKLFFFILNEHEYMEKYVLILQIIHTIIMDECVHQRMEEKNIIYLIILLYIIFNKTSSIRKNIMKKKDRICISKNCYISVDIFDLQFYIDRIKKQKRFENLDLSNDLLNIKISSEIIYEVFKFSDDNINQQKLILELLSDEVLYNTYYAYFLIQYIIKKQTFFFDNNFCLFLCNIIIKIFNLHQNEENLLKIVIHEKSLELKDIQSENYKKNKNKVKHSFLEYASTMFLLYIFKNINIYETFENIIKICQMIYHLLIEIRNPYSFLFFIKYTSLVEKLCDILECNDVKSMYFCKYIIKDIHINYEKYINNDGDIRYLDNINIKSKLHIRKRINDEIDLLFYYISGCIYIVYYKALYCFSFILNSMNEKIEGLNTHKLFLSYFENTQERVLKIIKINQKNDYNIWNTYMTSIQDILKNPKFSEFLFLKNYILQSTDYSHLIINIHKYYKHSYDFLNSINTFVLNPIFFNYFYEYNKYENSLFNSFFSWISSNKKENISNGDINQASNENVNKITNGDDNKIQHNNDDFIKNMETFFNSNNKMKDIKYIKYDETNLFNYFKNHDFILYMKNYKIYNIPFKILEYRSIIILLYSSLLFYVQDFFVIDISETVNFSLLSKRGIGLCDEFFLKKYSYACHNLKAFFNILILLCLNNEHILKGRLIKTVEVKNVNRIKHIDNKFFHKIVRSLIIDDEEKTLIEGSFCECINFILNILCSSYKDILTDLRDTYIKTKHVKRLDVCNYIIRTFL